In Ovis canadensis isolate MfBH-ARS-UI-01 breed Bighorn chromosome 3, ARS-UI_OviCan_v2, whole genome shotgun sequence, one DNA window encodes the following:
- the PRDM12 gene encoding PR domain zinc finger protein 12 gives MMGSVLPAEALVLKTGLKAPGLALAEVITSDILHSFLYGRWRNVLGEQLFEDKSHHASPKTAFTAEVLAQSFSGEVQKLSSLVLPAEVIIAQSSIPGEGLGIFSKTWIKAGTEMGPFTGRVIAPEHVDICKNNNLMWEVFNEDGTVRYFIDASQEDHRSWMTYIKCARNEQEQNLEVVQIGTSIFYKAIEMIPPDQELLVWYGNSHNTFLGIPGVPGLEEEQKKNKHEDFHPADSAAGTAGRMRCVICHRGFNSRSNLRSHMRIHTLDKPFVCRFCNRRFSQSSTLRNHVRLHTGERPYKCQVCQSAYSQLAGLRAHQKSARHRPPSAALQAHSPALPAPHAHAPALAAAAAAAHHLPAMVL, from the exons ATGATGGGCTCCGTGCTCCCGGCGGAGGCCCTGGTGCTCAAGACCGGGCTGAAGGCGCCGGGGCTGGCGCTGGCCGAGGTCATCACCTCCGACATCCTGCACAGCTTCCTGTACGGCCGCTGGCGCAACGTGCTGGGCGAGCAGCTCTTCGAAGACAAGAGCCACCACGCCAGCCCCAAGACCGCCTTCACCGCCGAGGTCCTGGCGCAGTCCTTCTCGGGCG AGGTTCAGAAGCTGTCCAGCCTGGTGCTGCCGGCCGAAGTGATCATCGCGCAGAGCTCCATCCCCGGCGAGGGCCTTGGCATCTTCTCCAAGACGTGGATCAAGGCCGGCACCGAGATGGGCCCCTTCACTGGCCGTGTCATCGCTCCAGAGCACGTGGACATCTGCAAGAACAACAACCTCATGTGGGAG GTGTTCAATGAGGACGGCACGGTGCGCTACTTCATCGATGCCAGCCAGGAGGACCACCGGAGCTGGATGACCTACATCAAATGCGCCCGTAACGAGCAGGAGCAGAACCTGGAGGTGGTCCAGATAGGTACCAGCATCTTCTACAAAGCCATTGAG ATGATCCCTCCAGACCAGGAGCTGCTGGTGTGGTATGGAAACTCACACAACACCTTCCTGGGGATCCCTGGTGTGCCCGGACTGGAGGAGGAGCAGAAGAAGAACAAGCATG AGGACTTTCACCCCGCGGACTCGGCGGCGGGCACTGCGGGCCGCATGCGCTGCGTCATCTGCCACCGGGGCTTCAACTCGCGCAGCAACCTGCGCTCGCACATGCGCATCCACACGCTGGACAAGCCCTTCGTTTGCCGCTTTTGCAACCGCCGCTTCAGCCAGTCGTCCACGCTGCGCAACCACGTGCGCCTGCACACAGGCGAGCGCCCCTACAAGTGCCAGGTGTGCCAGAGCGCCTACTCCCAGCTGGCCGGCCTGCGCGCCCACCAGAAGAGCGCGCGCCACCGGCCGCCCAGCGCCGCGCTGCAGGCCCACTCGCCAGCTCTGCCCGCGCCGCACGCGCACGCGCCCgcgctcgccgccgccgccgccgccgctcacCACCTGCCGGCCATGGTGCTGTGA